Part of the Candidatus Hydrogenedentota bacterium genome, GGGGAGACCTTCGGTCGCAAGAGTGGCGGGGTCGGGAGACCCCGCCACAGCGTGGGAGGGAGACCCCGCCACGGCGTGGGAGACGCCATTCACTTTGGTTCTGAGATCGTCTCGCGGAGTTTGTAGTAGCGCTCGCGCGTCAACATGAGGTTGAAGGTGAACCCGGCTTTGCGGCCTGGAGGTTGAGGAACGGTGTGGATGATCTTGTACCCGTTCTTTTCGAATGCGCGGCGGCTGCGGGGGTTGTGATCGCCCACGCCGCACCCGAAGATAGCATCCGCTCCGCATTTCTGGAATCCGAACCGCGTGAGCAGGCCGATAACGCGGCTCCCCCAGCCCTTGCCCCACAACTCTTTCTTGCCGATGGCGAGATCGATGCGCCTCAAGTCCATGCCGGGGTAGCGGTCCAGGATTTCGGGCAGGTTCATCTCCTGCAGCCAGCAGTCGCCAATCGGGACGTCGTCCAGTTCGATGATGAAGATGTACGCGCTCTGCGAGACCGTGCGGTAGAGCTCCTGCACGGCTTCGATGGGGCGGCTTGTTACGTCATCGCCTTCCCAGTAATAGAGCACCTCCGGGTCGTTGTTCCACGGGCGGATGGTTTCCCAGTCGCGTTCGGTCATCGGGCGGAGGGTGAGACGACCCTCCGACAAGCGCACGCGATGGACCCGCAGTTGTTGCATACAGGCGTTTTCCTCGGCGCGGGATAGACAATACGTGAAGGCTTTGCACCCCGCGGCAAACCCATTGTACACTGGTCGAAATCACGCTTTGAACACACACGCTGCGCACTTGTATGCAACGGGCTAGCCTCGAGTCGCATCCAGAGGAGTCTCCGGAATGCTTGTTCGATTCACCCGCAGTTCCCTGACCGGCGGCCTTTTCATCGCGGTTGCGGTCCCGATGCTTCTGGCGAGGGCAGCGGCCGGCGTTGAAAACCAAGAAGTGTTGCGCCTGCCCGTGCCCATTAATTGCGCCGAGGCCATCATCGAGCCGTTCTGGTCGGAAGGCGTGAGCGGATTTTCGAAATGGACGGTCGAGGACGGCGCCGCCCATGGCCTCTACATTCACCAGCATTGGTTCACGGTGGATTTCGAGTGGGGGCGGAAGCCCGCGCAGGGGCCCGCGCTCCGTATGTGGCGCGACTTCAACGTTGACTGCAGCCGCTACAACCGTCTGATCCTGCGGATGGTGGGTCCGCGGGATGCCGTCATGCACATTCGGGTAGAAACCGACAAGGGCGCGCGCGAGACGTCATCCCAACCGTTCGCGGGCGAGGAAATCGAGATATTCCTGGACCTCGAGGGCGCGCAGGTCATCCACCGCATCACGCTGGAGCTGGAAGCGCGTCAGGAAGGCTCGGCGGTGGGCTGGCTGCGGTGGGTCGGGCTGCAGCACACTGAACGCCTCAAGGATTACTTCGCCCAGTGGGATATGAGGGGCGTAAGCTGGGAGAATCAACTCAAGGCCCCGTCTTACGAGCCGTCTTTTGAACCGCTCTACGGCATTTTCCTCACGCCCGAGGAATTGGCCGCAAAGCGCCAGGAACACGAGAAGGACATGGCCGGGAAGGGGAAATCGCGCTACTCCCAGTTGGCCGAGGCCGCCAAATCCTATGATTTTGAGCGGGGCATCGAAGAATTCGCGCGCAGCGGAGGCGACAACAAGGGGGAAGGACGCACGCGCGACGCGGAGCGGTTTCCCATGCCCGGCAGCCCGGGCCTGGCGGAAGCGGCCCTCGTTGTGCGCGATGCCGGCGCGTTGCGGGCGGCCGCGCGGTATGCTCTTTGCCTTGCCGCGTGCCAGTACTGGGATGACGGGTTCATGGCGTATTACACCGGAAGCGACTGGGACAACCGGGCATTCCGGCGTTCGTATATTACGGAAGACGTGGCGTATCTGGCGGACGCCGCCGGCGAGATGTTCACGGAGAACGGGCGCCTCTACCTGATGCGGCGGCTTGCCGAAGAAGGAGTGGGGCGCATCAACTTCGTGCTTTGGCGCCATGAGTATGTGTTCCACTGCAACCAGCTGGGGTTCTTCAATACCGGGCGGATGGCCGCGTACCTCGTCATGGAACGGCAATGGCCGCGCGTACGTCCGTACACCGACCTGGCTTATGACGACATTGTGGACAACTTGAATCTCGTCATTCAGCCCGACGGCGGCTATCTCGAAACGCCCTCCTATTTCGGTTCGACCTCCAATCGAAACCTTCGCACGATTGAATGGTATGCCCGTGCCCGTGGAAAGGATGCCACAGCTCTGACCCCTGAACCCCTGACCCGTACCGGCAACTACGCGGCGGTCATCATGTCCACCACCGACCGGGAGATTATCCCTTACGGCGATTCGGACTTGGACATGGGCGGGGAAACGCTCGAGAGGATGCACGCCATGCTGCCCGGCAGCTATTGGACGTCGCTCTACAACAAATGCCGGGTGCGCAACGGCATGCCGCCCCTCGAGATTTCCGGGCCGGCACTGCCCGCGTTCATCTCGCTGCCGGACACCGGTCTCATGGCGTCGGTACGCGAACTCGGCGGCCAACCGGTCAAGCTATTCCTGATGGGTTACCGCGTCGGGTGCGAGCATACGCACGAAGACATCGGCAGCTTCGTGCTCGAGTTCGGCGGGCAGTCTTTCGCGGCCGACCTCGGTATCTGCACCTACAGCGACCCCATCCATCACGTGTACAAACAAGCCCAGCGCCACAATATGCTTGCCCCGTACGGCACTCCCGACAGGCCTCACCCCGTCAGGCCGCTGCCGGTTGACGTGAAGCCCGCCGGCGAGGGCGATGAAATGCGGTTCAAGGCACGGCTCGACGCCACAGCCGGTTGGGACGGCTTCTACAAGAAATGGGTGCGCCAATGGGAGTCACCCTCGCCGGATACGCTGATCATCCGCGACGAATACGAGCTCGGCAAGGGAGACGGCGTCGAGTTCTACTGGCAAACCATGCTTCCATGCCGGCTTGACGGCCAGACGCTCACGATAGCCGGTGACAAGGGTACGGTAACCATAGCGGCGCCCGAAGGCACGTCGGTCCGCCTCGAGACCCTTCCCCTGCACGGCGGCGAATCCCACCAGCGCATCGCCATTCGCAAAGAAGGCACGTCCGGAAGTGTCGAGGTGCTTGCGAGGCTCGCGCCTAAGACATTGTGACGCCGGCTTCTGTCGGACGAGTGTGGGTTCCATGCCGTAGAGCTGGCGGAAGGCGGCCAGCACGTCCTGCATCTCTACCTCTCATGTGGGACCGGCGCCCTCGCCGGTCGAAGAAAAGTGTTACCAGGCGCGTCAACGACCGCCAGGGGCGGCGGTCCCACACCGGAGGAGACCTTGGCCGCGCAATCGCGGGGTATTGAGGAACCGGCCGTGCAGTCCAGGACGCGGGCCAGAAACGCACTCGATATCCAGAAGCGGACGTTTCGCGCGAGGTCTTGCTGCGATTTCCCCGGGGTACCCGGTTTCTGGATCGTCACAAAAAAGAGTACACTGTGGACAAGGCATCGGATTGGTTCTGGGGGTATTCAGCACGTTGCTGCTGCGACGAAAGGGTAACTGACAATGGCTTTGAAGGAATCCGGGAAGCCCCAATCACGATTTGCTTTGAGCGCGGTGTCCATGTGGGCGTTTTCGATCCTGCGTATCGCCGTCGGGTGGCATTTCCTCTACGAGGGCGTCGTGAAGCTCGCGGATCCCGGCTGGACTTCCGCGTGGTACCTGCAATCGTCGCAGTGGGTGCTTGCTGACGTCTTCAAGTGGGTGGCCGAAACGCCAGCCGCGCTGCAGGTGGTTGATTTCCTGAACATGTGGGGACTGGTCTTCATCGGCCTGGGTCTGATCTTCGGTTTCTTCACGAGACTCGCGGGGCTTGCGGCCATCGTGCTGCTGGGGCTGTATTACGCCGCCAATCCGTCGCTCATCACACTGACGCCGCGGGGCGCCGAAGGCAATTACCTGTTTATCGATAAGAACCTCGTCGAGCTGTTTGCCCTTCTGGCCCTGATGTTCGTGCCCACGGGCAAATTCATGGGTATTGACGGGCTCATCGCCAATCTGCGGGCCAAGCGGCGCGAGAAGAGGGAAGCGGGGGACTCCGGAAGGGCGCTCGACGAATTGGATGCCGTGCCCCGGCGCGCGTGGCTGCGCCATTTCGCGACCGTGCCCGTGGCAGGCGGATTCGCCCTCGCGTTTGGCAAGAAACACGGGTGGCCCAGCTTCGAAGAGCAACACCTGCTGGCAAAAACCGGCGGCATCGACGGGCTTACCAGCGCCACCATGAAAAAATTCGAGTTTGCCAAGCTTGAAGACCTCAAGGGCGCCATTCCTCATGGGAAGATCCAGAACCTGGAACTCAGCCGGATGATCCTTGGCGGAAATCTGATGGGCGGCTGGGCACATGCCCGCGATCTCATCTATGTCTCGCAACTCGTCAAGTCATATCACAGCCGCGACAAGATCTTCGAAACGTTCCGCATCGCGGAGCAGTGCGGCATAAACACCATCCTGACCAATCCGATCCTCAGCCAGGTCATCAACGACTACTGGAAGTACGAAGGCGGCAAGATCCAGTTCATGTCGGACTGCGCCCTCGGAGGTGACGTCGTCGCGGGCATCAAAATGTCCATAGACGGCGGCGCTCATTCCTGCTATGTCCAGGGAGGCATTGCCGACAACCTGGTTAAGGAGGGAAAAGTTGACCAGATCGCCGAGGCTTTCGAACTGATTCGCCAAAGCGGGATTCCGGCGGGCATTGGCGCTCACAAAATGGAAACCGTCAAGGCGTGCGTCGAATACGGCCTGAAACCCGATTACTGGATGAAGACGCTGCACCACATCGACTACTGGTCCGCCCGGCCCCAGGAACAATGCGACAACATCTGGTGCGAGAACCCCGTCGAAACGGCGGCCTACATGGAAACCCTTGAGCAGCCCTGGATCGCTTTCAAGACCCTTGCCGCGGGCGCCATTCACCCGACCGTCGGGCTGCCCTTCGCTTTCAAACACGGCGCGGACTTCGTTTGTGTCGGCATGTACGACTTCCAGCTCGTCGAAAACACGAATCTTTTCCTTGACGTCTGGGGCAAACGCGACGAAGGCCGCACCCGCCCCTGGCGCGTGTGAGGAGTTGCAGAACGCCCCTTTTCAAGACTGCCCGACCCGTTTCTGGTGCGGGAGACTTTCGAGGGCGGCGCTGGGCGTTGTGGGGTGAGGTTGGCGCAAGGCGGTTGTTGAAGTCAATGTTGACGGGCCGGTATCCATCGGTTACCATACCTTGATGGTGCTTGTCCAAAGGATGCTGCTAGTAGTGCGCAGGAAAGGGTAAACCCATGCGAATTATAGGTTTAAGAGATTCTTGGCGTGCCGTTCCACTAGTGATAATGCTGCTGTTCGCGCTGGTGTCGTGCGGACCAAAGACCGCGGTACAAGAGGCGCCGCCCCCGGCTGTAGCCCCGCCCGCGCTGGCGCCAGCGGGGACGGTCGAACCCCCGGCTTCCGCGGCGGCTCTTCCTTCGCCCTTCCCGGTCCCCGAGGAAAAGAAAACCGCGCTGGACAAATACGTCGAGACGCCCGACCCGGCGTTTGCGTATGACACGCCGCCCGCCAAGGTTGAGGAAAACGACGCCTACACGGCGCGCACCTACCACATGGTGTCGCAGACCTGGTTGAAACCCGAGCAGGTGGACCGCACCAAGTGGGAGCATTGGCTGATCATCATCGAGCCCAAGGAATTGACGCAGTCGGAAGCGCTCATGTTCATCGGGGGCGGCAGCAATAAACCTGACGCCGAAGCGCCGGGCGCGGACGAGGGTCTCGCGCGCATCGCCGTGATGACCAAGTCCATCGTCGCCGAGATCAAGCAGATCCCGAACCAGCGCCTGAAGTTTCCCGACGAGAAGGATGACCGGTACAAGGCGGAGGGCCGCACCGAGGACGAGATCATCTCGTATTGCTGGGACAAGTTCATATTGACCGGCGACTCGATTTGGCTGACGCGCCTGCCCATGACCAAAGCCGTCGTGCGTGCCATGGACGTGGTACAGAAAGAGCAGCCCCGCGTCGACAGATTCACGATTGTCGGCGGCTCCAAGCGCGGTTGGACCACGTGGACCGTCGGCGCGGTCGACCCCCGGGCCGTGGCGATTTGCCCGGCGGTAATCGACTTGTTGAACGTGGTGAAATCGCTCGACCACCATTACGCTGCATACGGGTTCTGGGCCCCCGCCATCAGAGAGTACGAGGATATGAATGTCCTGGCGCGTCTGCACACGCCCGAGTTCAAAGCGCTGTGCGACATCGTGGACCCGTATTCGTACATCGACCGCCTGACCATGCCCAAGTACATCATCAACTCGACGGGCGACCAGTTCTTCCTGCCGGATTCGTGGCAGTTCTATTTCGACGACCTCAAGGGCGAGAAATACCTTCGGTATGTGCCCAACACGGATCACG contains:
- a CDS encoding heparinase II/III family protein — translated: MLVRFTRSSLTGGLFIAVAVPMLLARAAAGVENQEVLRLPVPINCAEAIIEPFWSEGVSGFSKWTVEDGAAHGLYIHQHWFTVDFEWGRKPAQGPALRMWRDFNVDCSRYNRLILRMVGPRDAVMHIRVETDKGARETSSQPFAGEEIEIFLDLEGAQVIHRITLELEARQEGSAVGWLRWVGLQHTERLKDYFAQWDMRGVSWENQLKAPSYEPSFEPLYGIFLTPEELAAKRQEHEKDMAGKGKSRYSQLAEAAKSYDFERGIEEFARSGGDNKGEGRTRDAERFPMPGSPGLAEAALVVRDAGALRAAARYALCLAACQYWDDGFMAYYTGSDWDNRAFRRSYITEDVAYLADAAGEMFTENGRLYLMRRLAEEGVGRINFVLWRHEYVFHCNQLGFFNTGRMAAYLVMERQWPRVRPYTDLAYDDIVDNLNLVIQPDGGYLETPSYFGSTSNRNLRTIEWYARARGKDATALTPEPLTRTGNYAAVIMSTTDREIIPYGDSDLDMGGETLERMHAMLPGSYWTSLYNKCRVRNGMPPLEISGPALPAFISLPDTGLMASVRELGGQPVKLFLMGYRVGCEHTHEDIGSFVLEFGGQSFAADLGICTYSDPIHHVYKQAQRHNMLAPYGTPDRPHPVRPLPVDVKPAGEGDEMRFKARLDATAGWDGFYKKWVRQWESPSPDTLIIRDEYELGKGDGVEFYWQTMLPCRLDGQTLTIAGDKGTVTIAAPEGTSVRLETLPLHGGESHQRIAIRKEGTSGSVEVLARLAPKTL
- a CDS encoding PhoPQ-activated protein PqaA family protein — its product is MRIIGLRDSWRAVPLVIMLLFALVSCGPKTAVQEAPPPAVAPPALAPAGTVEPPASAAALPSPFPVPEEKKTALDKYVETPDPAFAYDTPPAKVEENDAYTARTYHMVSQTWLKPEQVDRTKWEHWLIIIEPKELTQSEALMFIGGGSNKPDAEAPGADEGLARIAVMTKSIVAEIKQIPNQRLKFPDEKDDRYKAEGRTEDEIISYCWDKFILTGDSIWLTRLPMTKAVVRAMDVVQKEQPRVDRFTIVGGSKRGWTTWTVGAVDPRAVAICPAVIDLLNVVKSLDHHYAAYGFWAPAIREYEDMNVLARLHTPEFKALCDIVDPYSYIDRLTMPKYIINSTGDQFFLPDSWQFYFDDLKGEKYLRYVPNTDHGLSTEAYLNLASFHNAIINDTPRPKFAWRMEADGNLTVECETPPTKVLLWQASNPNARDFRLESIGEAWQSTELAAAAPGVYKTAIAAPEKGWTGFMVELEFPNPGFPLPFKFTTGVSVVPQTVPFVAPGT
- a CDS encoding GNAT family N-acetyltransferase; translation: MQQLRVHRVRLSEGRLTLRPMTERDWETIRPWNNDPEVLYYWEGDDVTSRPIEAVQELYRTVSQSAYIFIIELDDVPIGDCWLQEMNLPEILDRYPGMDLRRIDLAIGKKELWGKGWGSRVIGLLTRFGFQKCGADAIFGCGVGDHNPRSRRAFEKNGYKIIHTVPQPPGRKAGFTFNLMLTRERYYKLRETISEPK
- a CDS encoding DoxX family protein, with the protein product MALKESGKPQSRFALSAVSMWAFSILRIAVGWHFLYEGVVKLADPGWTSAWYLQSSQWVLADVFKWVAETPAALQVVDFLNMWGLVFIGLGLIFGFFTRLAGLAAIVLLGLYYAANPSLITLTPRGAEGNYLFIDKNLVELFALLALMFVPTGKFMGIDGLIANLRAKRREKREAGDSGRALDELDAVPRRAWLRHFATVPVAGGFALAFGKKHGWPSFEEQHLLAKTGGIDGLTSATMKKFEFAKLEDLKGAIPHGKIQNLELSRMILGGNLMGGWAHARDLIYVSQLVKSYHSRDKIFETFRIAEQCGINTILTNPILSQVINDYWKYEGGKIQFMSDCALGGDVVAGIKMSIDGGAHSCYVQGGIADNLVKEGKVDQIAEAFELIRQSGIPAGIGAHKMETVKACVEYGLKPDYWMKTLHHIDYWSARPQEQCDNIWCENPVETAAYMETLEQPWIAFKTLAAGAIHPTVGLPFAFKHGADFVCVGMYDFQLVENTNLFLDVWGKRDEGRTRPWRV